The region ataaatcaaatcaaacataaaagtactaaatttatttattaaaatgttttgaattttgtttagAAAAATCCGTTTGTTgtcttattttcaaaaaaactgTTTACAAAATGATAATCTTAATATAGTGTAGTAAATCAATAAAatcttgtttatatttattatttaattcataaaataatttgtaGCTTTTAAATGACATAGCATTTGATGTTGATTAGTTAGTAAATTATCACCGCTTTTCGGCTGTTACCGTAAGGTGCAACAAATAGTAATAAATTTGGTagccaaacaaacaaaattaaacagaACTATCCAATTTATAATAGTCAAAACGCACAAAGTTTCATATATCCATCaatttctataatttattttgtctttaaattatttgtaaGAATGTAATACATcgatgaaaataataattttacttaaCTCCATAATCAGCCAACTAATTGTAAGCCAAGCAAGTTGCACAAAAATTAAGATGTGCTAGCACGTATATATAACTATGTTTTATGCTTTAATATATTAAGTTGTGCACACTACTAAcctatttttgttaaattataacCTGCCACATGAGTCACATTTTTACTCTTACATCTCCATCTATAAAATCCCTCACCCTCATTGCTATTTCTCATCACCCCTCCACACTAACAAAAGCTTATATatctgaaaattaaaacaaaaatttcagATATGGCTTCAAAAATTATAGCCTCCAACGCATTTCTCATCTCCCTCAATCTTATCTTCTTCACTTTAGTTAGTGCTGCCTATTATCCACCGTCATCATCCGAGTCAATCGACTATACACCACCAGAACAAAACAAATACACACCTGAGTACACTAGTGTTCCAACATCAACAATACCAGAGAAAAAAGAATATACACCAGACTACACTAAGAATCCAACATCAGCAACACCGGAGCAAAACGAATATGTGTCTGACTACACTAAGAATCCAACATCAGCAACATCAGAGCAAAAAGAATATGTACCTGACTACACCAGCAATCCATCATCAGCAACTCCAAATCAAAAAGAATATGCATCTGACTACACCAGCAACCCAACATCAACAACACCAGAGCAAAAAGAATATGCACCTGACTACACTAGCAATCCATCATCAGCAACTCCAAAGCAAAAAGAATATGTATCTGACTACACCAGCAACCCAACATCAACAACACCAGAGCAAAAAGAATATGCACCTGACTACACTAGTAATCCATCATCAAAAACACCAGAGCAAAAAGAATATGCACCGGACTACGCCAACAACCCATCATCAACAACACCAAAACTGATCAATTATGCACCTGACTACACCAGCAACCCATCAGCAACACCATCAGAGTCAATCAATTACTCACCTGACTACTCTTCCCACCCATACGCTAAACCTTTTAAATGCCCAAAGGATACCCTTAAATTAGGTGTCTGCGTCAGTTTATTAAAAGATTTATTGGGTGTTACAGTTGGTACCCCACCACATGCTCCTTGTTGCAGCCTCATTGGTGATCTAGTTGATCTTGAAGCTGCTGTTTGCCTTTGCACCACCATCAAAGCCAGTCTCTTGGGCATCAACTTGAATCTTCCAGTTAACCTTACCTTGTTGCTCAACTACTGTGGCAAACACGTGCCAAAAGGATTTCAATGTgcatgaattaattaaaatctgtTTTCTCCAAACTCCATTTACTAGttgtattgtatttttttaatttacatgtTGTTTTTTTTGGTAGACTCAAGCTTCTTGTCTACATCCACTTACAAGCTTGTACTCATTTGAATTGTACTGCttttaatttatgaattaattttattttttgaattaaatctGGACGAATTCAtatatttaaaactataataaaattgataaatacactataatttACCAATTTTGTTCAACAATTCAGTACTCCCTACATTTtgaaatagttgtcgctttaaccattttcacacaaattaagacattaataaatatgtctaaaattataagtatttttactaaattagcccttcttgaaacttgttaacattaattagtatgactctttatttgtatttttgtattctttcaatgAATTAATAAGGGATATATGTgtaaaaatagcaataaatgcttTCTTAGTATTGCAAAGTGAcaagtattataaaataaaaaaaattccctaaagcgacaactatttcagaatggagggagtaatatactccctctgtccatttttagttgtcgctttaggctAGATTGCTAAGATTAAGAAAGTGCTTCTTTTCTCTTAAATTATAAAcgtaaatactaatataaccccaTTTATAAACTCTACTATTGAAAAAATTTGCTTTGAAAATAGAGTTATTAATCCACTATTGGATgatttagttttgaaaattgaactgccatttaatgaagtgatttaataagaaGGTCAAATTTGGAATACTATTGTAAAAATCACATAGAAATCCTAAAATGACAACTATTAATGGAGAAAAATATTtgcctaaagcgacaactaaaaaTGGACGGAGGGAATATATCAATTAGGTCGATGCCGCGTGTTGCATGAATgagattaaataattttataatttttgaaaaattatttttaatatttagaaatttGAATTACATgaagttttttttctttgagtcgtatttaatataatagttggattatttaatatattttatacttttaaaaaatcaagCGAATCAGAAATCAAACGAAGTAACGGCAAGTTAAAGAAGATTATGGAATAAACAGATGAAGATCTTCTCAAGCCTTTCTTTACTGGAAATGATGAACATAATgaacaaatattcaaatgtaATGTGTATATGTAGATTGGCAAAGGCTCTCTTTAGATCTTTTAAGTTGTCATCTCCATTGGTTTtaatttctaacttttctttcgtacaaTTTAGttcattaatcatttaattgttCGAATTCAATAAAtctcgtattatttatattcaaataaattatatcatTCCGCTACCTCATTATGATATTTtgtgataattaattttaataaatttcggttaaaacgctcaaatttcgaTTAGAGACTTAATactcattttcttacttttccGTTTATTTCTTTGCTCCATAAATATCGATATCCAATTAATCAAtattaacttaataaataaaataataattctcaTTGATAATTCTTTAACTATATTTTtcgagaattaaaataaaattttccaacTCGAAAATTAAGCTGAACTTTATTATATCTTTCTTTACAGCTTTCATAGTCccgtttccattttttttataaaattctaatatccaattttcttattgaaatttcaaaatcgaCCTATTCAGGTCTTCTGCTGTTTAATTTCTCCGATAATCTTTTGTTCTTATCTCTTTGGCAATTCAAATTGAGGCTCGTTACTTACTTTGTCAACGTCAAActcacggggtattacagataTAGAGGGTACTCAGAATTACCGTTCCGAGTCCTTGGGTTGTTTATTGGGGAAGTGGAATCCAACTTTGAATTGCGCGTAGTAGCTTCGtacttaattgattaattaaagcGTATAGCTTTGTTACTGGTTGTGAGTGCGGTTTGTGTGTGTGTGAGGGTGAGGGTCCGGCCAACACTATTTTTCTAGGGTTTGGAGTTCGTTTTTCGTGTGTGATTTTTGTGCTCTGGTCCGACCTTATGCTAGGCTgtcttaatgttatatttatagggcttaattagggttagggtttactAGAGTTGTATAGGATTGAAAGAGTATGAACTCATAGGTCTTAAGGTATTAGTATTAGCTATAAacactattttttaattaaatttatatctcaTCTTGTTGGCTAAGCAAAAcaggattaaaaatttattttagagcataaaagtattaaaaacgacTCTTAGGGTCTCATGAGTTTggatatggtcaattttagtccgtcaaacttgcaaattagcCCATAAAATTCTAAGATATTACAATTAGTACAATCTCTAGAtttagactacaatctctttggatttttataagcCATTTGCGGCTAATTATGCTTTAATCTTCAAATTTGCAGCTATGCACTGATTACGCCTGCTTGGATTCCAGTAAGCAAATTGATAGCTCATCCCCCAGACGAATTTTCCtataaatcatcattggacacttcagttccttatcactttttacctgtccggaaaataaGTGTTTACAATTATAAAATTCACAACCAAAGTTTTCATTATAACGGGGATGTTTTTAGAAATCTAGCTTTTTTCAAAAAGAAGctagtttttgtatttttgactcaCCTTCCACTCCTTGTTGTCGTGTTAATATAATCaccatttttcaaaaaaataaaaataaaaataaattaattttaaatcaaaaaataataaattaattttaattaaaagaattgCTATAAGGAAATCTGTAGTTAATCCACTAATCATAATATGCTTAATGCTAATTTAGAGGTCAAAATTCTAGTATAGTATAATATGGATTATAAgaagttttaagtaattttttctgaatttttttatcttattctTATAAATTCAACTAAGTGATTAAAATTGATACATATAAAGTTGaatttaaaatgtcaaataaattttagacagctataaatttttaaatgtataaatcaaatcaaacataaaagtactaaatttatttattaaaatgttttgaattttgtttagAAAAATCCGTTTGTTgtcttattttcaaaaaaactgTTTACAAAATGATAATCTTAATATAGTGTagtaaatcaataaaattttgtttatatttattatttaattcataaaataatttgtaGCTTTTAAATGACATAGCATTTGATGTTGATTAGTTAGTAAATTATCACCGCTTTTCGGCTGTTACCGTAAGGTGCAACAAATAGTAATAAATTTGGTagccaaacaaacaaaattaaacagaACTATCCAATTTATAATAGTCAAAACGCACAAAGTTTCATATATCCATCaatttctataatttattttgtctttataTTATTTGTAAGAATGTAATACATcgatgaaaataataattttacttaaCTCCATAATCAGCCAACTAATTGTAAGCCAAGCAAGTTGCACAAAAATTAAGATGTGCTAGCACGTATATATAACTATGTTTTATGCTTTAATATATTAAGTTGTGCACACTACTAAcctatttttgttaaattataacCTGCCACATGAGTCACATTTTTACTCTTACATCTCCATCTATAAAATCCCTCACCCTCATTGCTATTTCTCATCACCCCTCCACACTAACAAAAGCTTATATatctgaaaattaaaacaaaaatttcagATATGGCTTCAAAAATTATAGCCTCCAACGCATTTCTCATCTCCCTCAATCTTATCTTCTTCACTTTAGTTAGTGCTGCCTATTATCCACCGTCATCATCCGAGTCAATCGACTATACACCACCAGAACAAAACAAATACACACCTGAGTACACTAGTGTTCCAACATCAACAATACCAGAGAAAAAAGAATATACACCAGACTACACTAAGAATCCAACATCAGCAACACCGGAGCAAAACGAATATGTGTCTGACTACACTAAGAATCCAACATCAGCAACATCAGAGCAAAAAGAATATGTACCTGACTACACCAGCAATCCATCATCAGCAACTCCAAATCAAAAAGAATATGCATCTGACTACACCAGCAACCCAACATCAACAACACCAGAGCAAAAAGAATATGCACCTGACTACACTAGCAATCCATCATCAGCAACTCCAAAGCAAAAAGAATATGTATCTGACTACACCAGCAACCCAACATCAACAACACCAGAGCAAAAAGAATATGCACCTGACTACACTAGTAATCCATCATCAAAAACACCAGAGCAAAAAGAATATGCACCGGACTACGCCAACAACCCATCATCAACAACACCAAAACTGATCAATTATGCACCTGACTACACCAGCAACCCATCAGCAACACAATCAGAGTCAATCAATTACGCACCTGACTACTCTTCCCGCCCATACGCTAAACCTGTTAAATGCCCAAAGGATACCCTTAAATTAGGTGTATGCGTCAGTTTATTAAAAGATTTATTGGGTGTTACAGTTGGTACCCCACCACATGCTCCTTGTTGCAGCCTCATTGGTGATCTAGTTGATCTTGAAGCTGCCGTTTGCCTTTGCACAACCATCAAAGCCAGTCTTTTGGGCATCAACTTGAATCTTCCAGTTAACCTTACCTTGTTGCTCAACTACTGTGGCAAACAGGTACCAGAAGGATTTCAATGTgcatgaattaattaatttttgtgttCTCCAAATTCCATTTACTTGttgtattgtattttttttaatttacatgtTGTTTTCTTTGGTAGACTCAAGCTTCTTGTCTACATTCACTTACAAGCTTGTACTCATTTGAATTGTACTACttttaatttatgaattaattctattttttgaattaaatctGGACGAATTCATATattcaaaactataataaaattgataaatacactataaattatataatttaccaattttattgtcacgacccgatccTCGGCGTcaagaccgacgctagggaatccgagtggttgctccgaaacccgtagcaagccttaaaaatacattaaaaatcacttaaaatttttcgcggaattcaaatcattttcgaacattttaaaatcgcagtttaaaacgttctgataaaaattactataaaacatgcacataattttctcttttattattgcgttttagttttaaaaccatttcattatggtttatcatgcatctcattatACATACCACTTTACTATGGTaataactgcatttcactatgcaggccatttcattatggatttaactgcattttattatgcagaccatttcattatggatttaactgcatttcatCATACAGATGCGTTCATCGCATTTTATACCCGTGCAGTCGCTCAGACTTTCGCACAGTattcacatattacatattatcagagtttaagcgttataaaatataaagcataataagtccaacgactactaaggtatcatcattcattattctagctactgctactctagacacataaaggaaaagtcattctcactttattTAAGTCAGgaatttccggaacaagaaattggaaatccacacctcaaactactcgcctgtaaaaattataaattcaacggggtcagttataaaaactgagtgaatgcgtacaacatgtactaataaacattaatatgaaagcaatgcattctagattaccgattcatatgaaaccctaaaccatgattcatgttcctatatgctttcagAACATGAAACATAAATATCccgctttttttttttcattccatTCGggttaaacttttattttcctttggccgtatttattttttctttttgtacttttagccagtCAAATCCGATTATTCTAATTTTACGTAATTGAAAGTCCCAGACTCTTCTTATAATTaacggatttcggcagtacataaatactgtcgccaatttcacttttttaataaaagaaatatcctctcagatctcggcagtttctctacatgcctttggtcgtctatattctgttgcctctgaagatctgtttccatatgtctggaccgtcgtctcaAACTTCCAGACCGTCGTCCGGATTTTCACATACCATTTTTATGCAAAcacattctaaatgcaataccggtgatcacacaacactattgccgcccaatagtaggcatgtttcaatgaatctaaatcgatttcaaaactatgtataatagttcatgcaatttaaatttaaaataaaataaaacatttgcaaatcatgtaaagcagttcgcaatatttttaatactaatatttagcagtataagttgtaaacacactcacagtactctttgttccaaatttaaaaatatcaccCGTCGAAATATCAAAACCTTCGCCCGCCGGTTTCCACGACAAAattcgctggatctaatttagagattaaatattaaaaaatgtattaactctaaattctaggataaactTTAGACCGACTCAACCAAATAAACCATATAACCACATAACCAAATTTAATTCTGACTATCTCTTTCTGCGTCATCGTATTACTATACGATACACTCTATCCacattagtttatttaattcattaaataaacatagaattataactcCATATAATTCTAACAGATATTCAATTCACACCATTTTCTAAAATACACCTTTAGAAAGTCTCAACAAATATAccatatttcaaaaataaccaaaaatatttttccgtcaaaTATTTTTGTACCAGGGGCTCGGTTCCCCttttattttctgccaaaatcatttcggcactaactgctgccaactgAGCTTAGGACTAAGCCAtcatgctctatcccctctgCTCATTTTtcggtcaccgtattccggtggttttggccggaaaactaaaaaacgcttaaaatccattttaagccattttaacaccgaaattcaccaaaatttattttaaacatatttttaattatctcttttaaaaacaatagcccataattttaaaataattttttttttataatttcaaccattaaaaccgaaataaccattaataatcaaaaccgattgttaatccgtcaaaacactttacataaatcatttaaactccacaAATAATTGACAATTATAATTCATGAAATctttttcatgaataatttctgcccagaaattaaaaatgacaaaaatatcctttttaaacaattttaatcgaataaacaattatcaaaaattaaacacGGTTaacaaatcattaaaaattcaccattaaacatttaatcaacatcaacccaacatctaactcaaacataaaccaatttatttccagaaatttaaaatccatttatttaccctttttaagcgatttttatgctttaaaacattaaaaatcgaaacttgtatcattaaattaatacccgaattgtttaatatttttaatctcaacatttagatcagcccagaaaataaaataaataatttaatttcatgtaaaaattattttaaaaccgaaatCCATCAAACTAACAACTAAAACCAACTAATCAACCATCAAACACCATTTTTAAACCATCCTAAACATGTTTCTAAGATTCATcaacatcagcaaataaaagttaagatttgagcttgaaattatacctcaaacgaactTGCAAAGATAGATTAACGATCTACGTAAGTTCCCCGTCAATTTCCGTTAAGAAAATTTTGTAAGAAAATGGAAGagtaaatttttgtgttttgttctTGAATAATTCGGCACCCACAATCAAATAGAGAAGATGATGAAGTAACTTGGGCACCAAGGTTTCAAATAGAAATATCTAGATATAATTTTGatgtttcaattatttacaagtttgccattatggcattcttgtaattAAATCGAACTCTAGGGCAAAATAAAAtcaagtttattaaatattcaaaaacattaaaacataacatatgggctgaattaaaatatttttgggcctttaaaaataattaaaataattattttcacaGTTCTTAGtgaaaatcacaaaattcacttttaacacgtaaaattgccaaaaatcaaacttaaggcaaaacacacttcaaatcacattttcacccttataaattcatctcgtgaatttatcaattattttcgaggtcctaatccATTACAATTGGAGACACgcgaaaataaacactaataattctacgggatattacatttgttCATAAATTCAGTAATATATATCAATtaggtcgatgcccgcgcgTTGCATGAATGAGATtaaatagttttataatttttgaaaaattatttttaatatttagaaatttGAATACATGAAGTTTTGTTTCCTTTGAGTcgtatttaatataatagttGGATtagttaatatattaatatttttaaaaaatcaagcGAATTAGAAATCAAACGAAGAAACAGCAAGTTAAAGAAGATTACGGAACTTTAAAGAAGATGAAGATCTTCTCAAATTTTTCTTTGCCGGAAATGATGAACATAATgaacaaatattcaaatgtaATGTGTATATGTAGATTGACAAAtgttttttctttcatttgTGTGATGTTTTCTTTGGTAGACTCAAGCTTCTTGTCTACATCCACTTACAAGCTTGTACTCATTtgaattactatttttaatttatgaattaattttattttttgaattaaattaatagacgaattcatatattcaaaactataacaaaattgatataattatataatttatcaaTTTGCTTCATCAattcaataatatatattaactaggCTAATGCTCGCGCGTTGCGCAAATGAGATTAAatagttttatcattttttaaaaattattttttgaatttagaaatttatattacgaaaagtattttttttctttgaatcttatttaaaataatagttggattAGACAATTATatcttatacttttaaaataaattattaatgtaatataattaaattgaatttaaaataacataaaatgatTGGTTTTAAAAATGCTTTATGCtattcaatttattaatataaatgaaattttataaaaaaaattgataattagtGGGTGGGGGAGCGCTTATGGGAGGAATTGAtcccacgacctagcagattgtttcctagcgcttataccgtttgagttataactcattggtaattttataatttattaaattaaatttattgattgattataGTATGAATCTTCATATTCAATAacttctaaataaataaatatattgaaactctttaaattataaaatttaattcataataaaatatattaacttatattcctcgaGTTATTcaattcattaaaataaatataattttttaatgtaatagtatataactaaatttattaattgaatATAGTGTAGCTCTTTATATTCAATAATATATAAGTATATTTATTACTAAAACtctgtaaaaaaattaagcatcgaacttttaacattttatgtgttttaaactttaattagttttattttaaatgtattttatttcatatttaataaaaatgaataatttttcaaaactcTTTTAACCTTGCTTTTAgtttaaacattaattaatttaaattttaaataaatttgtttcatattaaataaaataaataatatatcaaaactctttaaatttaataattcataaatatCATAAAACTTGAATTAATGTTTAAAAGTTATAGaacttgaattatttttttatatgtgccacttttgttcatttttttaaatgtctCAAGTTATAATGTAGTATGGTATTTTAATCAACAtatctaataaaaattattattataattctaattaaactaTAGCAACAAAATACACAGTAGCAATCAGAAGAAATTAACCCCATTCAAATGTAATAGCTGGTCACTTTCTCGGGCACAACAAAGTGATTTATTTTAGTGGGAGCGATGGAGAATTTGAAAACTATTGGTTTGGTTAAAGCTGAAATATATACCCGCACATGGCTTGATATTTAAGAGACAAATCAATGGTTGAGAGAATGGTGATTAAGAAGTTACAATCAAAAGGACTTGAAGGATTTTGGAAATAAAAGATGTGCAAATGAGGGAGTGTaacggtaattttttttttagagtaattaattaaaggctAATCCTCTTAAACCCCCACCTTTGAGTCCTAATATTTACAGTCTGacgttataaaattattaattttatctaaattatgattttttagtttcaattgcatttttaaatatcaaaataatcaCTTTTCACTTTACgttataaaattactaattttatctaaattataatcttttaGTCTAAATCACCTCGTtctgaaataataatttaaataatttaaaaaagtttaaaaagtttaaatactttttttaaacataaaattaatttttattttattttataattgatataattGAAACTCGTTCGTCTTTCTCGTGATGAACACGACATGGGTTCGTCTCGAGGAAGACAAACatgttttagttattttaattttttctgaaacaaatattttttattttagaaaaatattttaaaaaaattatttaatgatatatttaactgaattatatttagtaaataattattattaacattttaaaattttaagagagatggttttttttgttttaattataatattgaagactatttagaatatttgttaaaatttgaagtattgaaaaaatgtcaatttcaTGCTTGAAGGTGTAATTGATACTAAAAGGTGTGGATTTTAATGTTTGAGAttgcaattgaaaccaaacggtcataatttggataaaattgctgattTTGTAATGTCATGGTGTAAATTGAATTGGGAATAAAAGGTGGaaggtgtttttttttaaattaacctTAATTAAATTGGAGTTAAATTAATATGAGTCATGGAAAAACCAAATGAGACCACTTGGCTCAATGGGGTTAAAAGTTATTTTGAAGCTTAGTTTTATAGTATAGTATAGATTACTTATTGAATAAAGGATCAACGCGACCCTCAAACTGTATCTCGGGATGAAATAAGTCCATTTTAACTTGGTGAAATTATCCTCTATAACTcattttttgaaacttttgcaAAAATACTCTTTTTACCTCTAATCTACCAATGAGTTACCAATAATCTACTAGTAAACTACCAAATAGAcgtatttttgcaaaatttcaaaaaaaaaaaggtatttgtgaaaaAAACCCCTTTAACTTGCTGGGTCAATTACCAAATACTTGTATTTTCAGGGTCAAATAAGTCACTCTAGTCAATTaagcttttaaatttatattttaagatCAAATAAGTCCACATTTGAGATGTGCAATTTTGGAATTACTTTaccaaaattaagaaaattttaattctaattgaCCTAAACAGTTAAAATAGACTTATTTTACTCCGAAACACGAGTTTGAGGCCCATGTTGACTCttgattcattatttatttGCTTATTTTAGTGTCATTTTTAGTTTTGATCTAATTCGTGATGAGAAattgttttaatattaatagaattttcaaaaaaaaaaattatcaaatttatgCTAGCACCATTAAGATTTTATGTCTGCTTATATGCAAGACTCTTGGTAGGAGCATGTTCTGGGTAGATATTTAGAAAGGGGGTGAATGTCCGGTAGTAGAGAAAGGGTTATAGTCCTTGCTAAGGTTTTTTGACACGGGATCACCCAGTCTGGATTCTACATACTAACTGAAAATATTATATCAGTAAAGATTCTTCTCACATAGCCGCACTTACGCTTATTCCAACAACAAATTCATTGGTCATTAGATATGTGCTAATAGAAAAGAAGAAAGTCCAAAAGTCATCTGGTACGATTTAATCATCATGAGCTACCTCACTAAG is a window of Mercurialis annua linkage group LG2, ddMerAnnu1.2, whole genome shotgun sequence DNA encoding:
- the LOC130015037 gene encoding 36.4 kDa proline-rich protein-like, producing MASKIIASNAFLISLNLIFFTLVSAAYYPPSSSESIDYTPPEQNKYTPEYTSVPTSTIPEKKEYTPDYTKNPTSATPEQNEYVSDYTKNPTSATSEQKEYVPDYTSNPSSATPNQKEYASDYTSNPTSTTPEQKEYAPDYTSNPSSATPKQKEYVSDYTSNPTSTTPEQKEYAPDYTSNPSSKTPEQKEYAPDYANNPSSTTPKLINYAPDYTSNPSATPSESINYSPDYSSHPYAKPFKCPKDTLKLGVCVSLLKDLLGVTVGTPPHAPCCSLIGDLVDLEAAVCLCTTIKASLLGINLNLPVNLTLLLNYCGKHVPKGFQCA
- the LOC126667046 gene encoding 36.4 kDa proline-rich protein-like; the encoded protein is MASKIIASNAFLISLNLIFFTLVSAAYYPPSSSESIDYTPPEQNKYTPEYTSVPTSTIPEKKEYTPDYTKNPTSATPEQNEYVSDYTKNPTSATSEQKEYVPDYTSNPSSATPNQKEYASDYTSNPTSTTPEQKEYAPDYTSNPSSATPKQKEYVSDYTSNPTSTTPEQKEYAPDYTSNPSSKTPEQKEYAPDYANNPSSTTPKLINYAPDYTSNPSATQSESINYAPDYSSRPYAKPVKCPKDTLKLGVCVSLLKDLLGVTVGTPPHAPCCSLIGDLVDLEAAVCLCTTIKASLLGINLNLPVNLTLLLNYCGKQVPEGFQCA